Proteins from one Bacteroides zhangwenhongii genomic window:
- a CDS encoding TonB-dependent receptor has protein sequence MKTKIMMLALTLLTTGTVWAEDFPKDSLKVVDMEEVVVIATPKENRKLRELPIAATVLSQENMRANQVHSVKNLTGIVPNLFIPDYGSKLTTSIYIRGIGSRINTPSVGLYVDNIPYIDKSAFDFNYCDIERIDVLRGPQGTLYGRNTMGGLIKVHTKSPFTYQGTDIRMGAATYNNYNVSLTHYHRISERFAFSTGGFYEHTGGFFENAARNNEKVDRSNAGGGRFRGVYIPTSNLKVDINLNYEYSDQGGYPYYYTGIAPSAKEREEPLAEDRADYIGKISYNERSSYRRGLMNAGVNLEYQARNFILSAVTGYQNLNDRMFLDQDFTERAVYTLEQKQKSNTISEEIVFKSKSNKRWQWATGAFGLYQSLNTKGPVTFWEDGVKDVIEGSANTAFAGMPANAPKLHLAINNPTLLVGGDFDTPVWNAAVFHQSTLNDLFVKGLSLTVGVRLDYEKMSMKYKSISAPTDFNFSMKMASRPPMPSVSVEAKNLIANAGYDGKISDDYVQLLPKFALQYEWKKGNNVYATVSKGYRSGGYNVQMFSDLISGDLQNSMINAIKESEQFAKFAAMIDKYAKKADVPEVKEATRYKPEYSWNYEVGSHLTLWEGKLWADLSAFYMDMRDQQISQFTGSGLGRTTVNAGKSRSYGAEMSLRASLTNELSLNASYGYTYATFTDYIEYEREDEETLKVRADYNGKYVPFVPKHTLNIGGEYAITCSPRSIFDRVVFQANYNAAGRIYWTELNDVSQSFYGTLNWRTNLEIGDAIISFWARNFLNKDYAAFYFETMNKGFMQKGRPMQFGIDLRCRF, from the coding sequence ATGAAGACAAAGATTATGATGCTTGCCCTCACCCTCCTGACGACAGGAACCGTATGGGCCGAAGATTTCCCAAAAGACTCACTGAAAGTAGTGGATATGGAAGAGGTGGTAGTAATAGCCACTCCGAAAGAGAATCGCAAACTACGTGAATTGCCTATAGCCGCCACCGTCTTATCACAGGAGAATATGCGTGCCAATCAGGTTCATTCCGTGAAGAACCTTACAGGTATTGTTCCCAACCTGTTCATCCCTGATTATGGCTCGAAATTAACGACTTCCATCTATATTCGTGGAATCGGTTCACGTATCAACACACCGTCCGTAGGACTTTATGTAGATAATATCCCTTATATAGACAAATCCGCCTTCGATTTCAATTATTGCGACATCGAACGTATCGACGTACTTCGTGGCCCTCAAGGAACACTTTACGGGCGTAACACGATGGGCGGACTTATCAAGGTACACACAAAATCTCCTTTCACCTATCAAGGGACCGACATCCGCATGGGAGCGGCGACATACAATAATTATAATGTTTCGCTTACCCATTATCACCGTATATCCGAACGGTTCGCCTTTTCTACCGGAGGATTTTACGAACATACCGGAGGATTCTTTGAGAACGCAGCACGAAATAATGAGAAGGTTGACCGAAGCAACGCCGGAGGTGGACGATTTCGTGGAGTTTACATACCGACTTCCAATCTGAAAGTAGATATAAACCTGAACTATGAATATAGCGATCAGGGCGGATACCCCTATTACTATACCGGAATCGCTCCCAGCGCTAAAGAAAGGGAAGAACCTCTCGCAGAAGACCGTGCAGACTACATTGGTAAGATTTCATATAACGAGCGCAGCAGTTATCGTCGGGGATTAATGAATGCCGGCGTCAATCTGGAATATCAAGCAAGAAATTTCATCCTCAGTGCAGTTACCGGCTATCAGAATCTGAATGACCGTATGTTCCTCGACCAGGACTTTACAGAACGAGCGGTTTATACACTGGAACAAAAGCAAAAGTCAAATACAATTTCCGAAGAGATCGTGTTTAAATCAAAATCCAACAAAAGATGGCAATGGGCAACAGGAGCTTTCGGACTGTATCAGTCCTTGAACACCAAAGGTCCGGTGACTTTTTGGGAAGACGGGGTGAAAGATGTTATCGAAGGAAGTGCAAATACAGCCTTTGCCGGTATGCCTGCAAACGCCCCGAAATTACATTTAGCAATCAACAATCCTACTCTGTTGGTAGGAGGAGACTTTGATACTCCTGTTTGGAATGCGGCTGTTTTCCATCAGTCTACATTGAATGACCTTTTTGTGAAAGGCTTGTCTCTTACTGTCGGAGTACGTCTGGATTATGAGAAGATGAGCATGAAGTATAAATCGATCAGTGCCCCTACAGACTTCAACTTCAGTATGAAGATGGCGTCACGGCCACCAATGCCGTCTGTATCAGTAGAAGCTAAGAACCTGATTGCCAATGCCGGTTATGACGGTAAGATATCAGATGATTATGTTCAACTGTTACCTAAGTTTGCTCTGCAATATGAATGGAAAAAGGGCAATAATGTATACGCAACCGTGTCGAAGGGGTATCGGTCGGGCGGCTACAACGTACAAATGTTCTCCGATCTTATTAGTGGAGACTTACAGAACTCCATGATAAATGCTATAAAAGAGAGCGAGCAGTTCGCCAAATTCGCTGCAATGATTGACAAATATGCCAAGAAAGCGGATGTCCCCGAAGTAAAAGAGGCGACACGCTACAAACCCGAATATTCATGGAACTACGAAGTAGGAAGCCATCTTACCCTTTGGGAGGGTAAACTTTGGGCAGATCTTTCCGCTTTCTACATGGATATGCGCGACCAACAAATTTCCCAATTCACCGGAAGCGGCTTGGGGCGTACCACCGTCAATGCAGGGAAAAGCCGCAGCTATGGTGCCGAAATGTCTCTTCGTGCAAGTCTGACTAATGAATTAAGTCTGAACGCGAGCTACGGATATACCTATGCTACCTTTACAGACTATATCGAATATGAGAGAGAAGATGAAGAAACGCTCAAAGTCAGAGCCGATTACAATGGCAAGTATGTTCCTTTTGTCCCCAAGCATACATTAAATATCGGTGGAGAATATGCCATCACTTGCAGCCCACGTTCTATCTTCGACCGGGTTGTATTCCAGGCGAACTATAACGCTGCCGGACGTATCTACTGGACTGAACTGAACGACGTCAGCCAATCCTTCTACGGCACGCTCAACTGGAGAACGAATCTGGAAATCGGTGATGCAATAATTAGTTTTTGGGCACGCAACTTCTTGAATAAAGACTATGCCGCCTTCTATTTCGAAACAATGAACAAAGGTTTCATGCAGAAAGGACGTCCAATGCAATTTGGGATAGATCTTCGCTGCCGCTTCTAA
- a CDS encoding zinc ribbon domain-containing protein: MKTIFYHRGRGGHRGYSEGSIFTHASDTDRLNVGQKKCRKFFSFLFLSSVSSVVKNVMNLLLCLFLLSSCYYKAPLLDSEELLEKTKDSLTYLYERHYTWDTNLEVVDDSIALERLPIKDTFIQLNKGDKVVVAEFAIHPADSVDSVWVKLAHTQDEQGWIREVDLKRSFVPTDSISQAIHLFSDTHASYFVVIFALFVGVYLLRAFRKKQLQMVYFNDIDSIYPLFLCLLMAFSATIYESMQVFVPETWEHFYFNPTLSPFKVPFILSVFLFSIWLFLIVALAVLDDLFRQLTPAAAIFYLLGLMSCCIFCYFFFILMTHIYIGYLFLIFFILVFTKKVYRNIGYKYRCGHCGEKLKEKGICPYCGAINE; this comes from the coding sequence ATGAAGACTATTTTCTACCACAGAGGACGCGGAGGACACAGAGGATATAGTGAAGGTAGCATCTTCACTCATGCTTCTGACACCGATCGTTTGAATGTTGGGCAGAAAAAGTGTAGAAAGTTTTTCTCTTTCCTCTTTTTATCCTCTGTGTCCTCTGTGGTAAAAAATGTGATGAACCTGCTATTATGTTTATTTTTGCTATCTTCCTGTTATTATAAGGCTCCGCTACTGGATTCGGAGGAGTTGTTAGAGAAAACAAAAGATTCATTGACCTATCTTTATGAACGTCACTACACGTGGGATACGAATCTGGAAGTAGTGGATGATTCCATAGCTCTGGAACGTCTTCCGATAAAGGACACTTTTATTCAATTGAATAAAGGAGATAAGGTAGTCGTCGCAGAGTTTGCGATTCATCCGGCCGATAGTGTGGATAGCGTTTGGGTTAAATTGGCGCATACGCAGGATGAACAGGGTTGGATACGTGAGGTGGATTTGAAGAGGTCGTTTGTTCCGACCGACAGTATTTCACAGGCCATTCATCTTTTCAGTGACACGCACGCTTCTTATTTTGTTGTTATTTTTGCCCTGTTTGTAGGCGTTTATTTGCTTCGTGCTTTCCGGAAGAAGCAGTTGCAGATGGTTTATTTTAATGATATAGACAGCATTTATCCATTATTTCTCTGCCTGCTGATGGCGTTCAGTGCAACGATTTATGAGTCTATGCAGGTCTTTGTGCCGGAAACGTGGGAACATTTTTATTTCAATCCGACTTTATCTCCATTCAAAGTACCTTTCATACTCTCTGTTTTCCTGTTTAGTATCTGGTTGTTTCTGATAGTCGCTTTGGCGGTGTTGGATGATTTGTTTCGGCAATTGACTCCCGCTGCAGCTATCTTTTATCTGCTGGGACTGATGTCCTGCTGTATTTTCTGTTATTTCTTTTTTATCTTGATGACACATATCTATATCGGTTATTTATTCCTGATCTTTTTTATACTGGTTTTTACGAAGAAGGTTTATCGGAACATCGGGTATAAGTATCGCTGTGGACATTGCGGGGAGAAACTGAAAGAGAAAGGTATATGTCCTTATTGCGGGGCAATTAACGAGTGA
- a CDS encoding peptidase U32 family protein encodes MIKQRKIELLAPAKNLECGIEAINHGADAVYIGAPKFGARAAAVNSLEDIEALVQYAHLYNARIYVTVNTILKEEELKETEEMIHALYRIGVDALIVQDMGITKLNLPPIPLHASTQMDNRTSEKVRFLWEAGFRQVVLARELSLREIKNIHTACPETPLEVFVHGALCVSYSGQCYVSQSCFGRSANRGECAQFCRLPFSLVDSDGKVIVKDKHLLSLKDMNQSDELEQLLDAGASSLKIEGRLKDVSYVKNVTAAYRQKLDAIFARRPEYVRASSGMCRFEFKPQLDKSFSRGFTHYFLHGRDKEIFSFDTPKSLGEEMGTMKEARGNYLTVAGLKSFNNGDGVCYLDEQGRLQGFRINRVDGNKLYPQEMPRIKPRTVLYRNFDQEFERVLSRKSAERKIEVRILLTDNEFGFSLRLTDEDDNSITLAFPHEKELARTPQTENLKTQLAKLGNTPFEAKVIEVEFADNWFLPVSVLADYRRQAVEKLIAARRINYRQELSVWKQTNHAFPQTTLTYLGNVMNTHAVSFYEEHGVQRIAMAYEKEAVENAVLMFCKHCLRYSMGWCPIHQRVRSPFKEPYYLMSSDGKRFRLEFDCKNCQMKVKAAQ; translated from the coding sequence ATGATAAAGCAGCGTAAAATAGAACTTCTCGCTCCGGCGAAGAATCTGGAATGTGGTATTGAGGCCATTAATCACGGTGCGGATGCGGTATATATCGGTGCTCCCAAGTTCGGTGCCCGTGCGGCGGCTGTAAATTCTTTGGAGGATATTGAGGCACTGGTGCAATATGCCCATTTGTATAATGCGCGTATTTATGTCACGGTCAACACTATCCTGAAAGAAGAAGAACTGAAAGAGACGGAGGAGATGATTCATGCCCTGTATCGGATTGGAGTGGACGCACTGATTGTTCAGGATATGGGAATCACGAAACTGAATCTCCCCCCGATACCTCTCCATGCCAGTACGCAGATGGACAACCGTACTTCGGAAAAGGTGCGATTTCTTTGGGAGGCAGGTTTCCGACAAGTCGTTTTGGCGCGCGAATTATCATTGCGTGAAATAAAAAATATTCATACCGCTTGTCCGGAGACTCCTTTGGAGGTATTTGTACACGGAGCGCTTTGCGTTAGCTATAGCGGGCAATGCTATGTCAGTCAGTCCTGTTTCGGGCGTAGCGCAAATAGGGGTGAATGTGCACAATTCTGTCGTTTACCTTTTAGCCTTGTAGATTCCGATGGGAAAGTCATTGTGAAGGACAAGCATTTGCTTTCTCTGAAAGATATGAATCAGAGCGACGAGCTGGAGCAGTTGTTGGATGCCGGAGCTTCTTCGTTGAAGATAGAAGGCCGGTTGAAAGATGTATCATACGTGAAGAACGTGACAGCGGCCTATCGTCAGAAATTGGATGCTATTTTTGCCCGTCGTCCGGAATATGTCCGGGCTTCTTCGGGAATGTGCAGATTCGAATTTAAGCCGCAACTGGATAAGAGTTTCAGTCGTGGTTTTACACATTATTTCCTGCACGGTCGTGATAAGGAAATTTTTTCCTTTGATACCCCTAAGTCGCTGGGTGAGGAGATGGGAACAATGAAGGAGGCTCGCGGTAATTATCTGACAGTTGCCGGATTGAAGTCATTTAACAATGGCGATGGAGTTTGCTATCTCGACGAACAAGGACGTTTGCAGGGGTTCCGTATTAATCGTGTAGATGGTAATAAACTGTATCCACAGGAAATGCCCCGTATCAAGCCCCGTACTGTGTTGTACCGTAATTTTGACCAAGAGTTTGAGCGTGTACTTTCACGGAAGTCCGCTGAAAGGAAGATAGAAGTGCGTATCTTGCTTACTGATAACGAATTTGGCTTTTCGTTACGATTGACCGATGAAGATGATAACAGTATCACATTGGCTTTTCCCCATGAAAAGGAATTGGCACGTACACCGCAGACGGAAAATCTGAAAACGCAACTTGCTAAATTAGGAAATACACCTTTCGAAGCAAAAGTGATAGAAGTTGAATTTGCTGATAATTGGTTTCTCCCAGTTTCGGTCTTAGCCGATTACCGTCGTCAGGCAGTTGAAAAATTAATAGCTGCCCGCCGGATAAACTACCGCCAGGAATTGTCAGTATGGAAACAAACGAATCATGCTTTTCCGCAAACAACATTGACGTATTTGGGAAATGTTATGAACACTCATGCAGTTTCTTTCTATGAGGAACATGGGGTACAGCGTATTGCTATGGCGTACGAAAAAGAAGCAGTGGAGAATGCGGTACTGATGTTCTGCAAACACTGTCTACGTTACAGTATGGGATGGTGTCCTATTCACCAACGGGTTCGTTCACCTTTCAAAGAACCCTATTATCTGATGTCCAGTGATGGTAAACGTTTCCGTTTGGAGTTCGACTGCAAAAATTGTCAAATGAAAGTAAAGGCGGCGCAATGA
- the metA gene encoding homoserine O-acetyltransferase MetA, with protein sequence MPLNLPDKLPAIELLKEENIFVIDTSRATQQDIRPLRIVILNLMPLKITTETDLVRLLSNTPLQVEISFMKIKCHTSKNTPIEHMKAFYTDFDQMRHEKYDGMIITGAPVEQMDFEEVTYWDEITEIFDWARTHVTSTLYICWAAQAGLYHHYGIPKYPLEKKMFGIFEHRVLEPYHSIFRGFDDCFYVPHSRHTEVRREDILKVPELTLLSESKDAGVYMVMARGGREFFVTGHSEYSPLTLDTEYRRDLGKGLPIEIPRNYYVDDDPDKGPLVRWRAHANLLFSNWLNYFVYQETPYNVNDIK encoded by the coding sequence ATGCCTTTAAATTTACCCGATAAACTACCTGCGATAGAGCTATTGAAGGAAGAAAATATTTTTGTAATTGATACTTCCCGTGCTACGCAGCAGGACATTCGTCCACTACGGATTGTCATTCTGAACCTGATGCCGTTGAAGATTACGACGGAGACGGACTTGGTGCGTTTACTTTCAAATACTCCGCTTCAGGTGGAGATCTCGTTTATGAAGATCAAATGTCATACCTCCAAGAATACACCGATAGAACACATGAAGGCGTTCTATACGGATTTTGACCAGATGCGTCATGAGAAGTATGATGGTATGATTATTACGGGAGCACCTGTGGAACAGATGGATTTCGAGGAAGTGACTTATTGGGATGAGATTACGGAAATTTTTGATTGGGCACGTACGCATGTGACTTCTACTTTGTATATATGTTGGGCGGCGCAGGCCGGGCTCTATCATCATTATGGAATTCCTAAATATCCGTTGGAAAAGAAGATGTTCGGTATCTTCGAACATCGGGTATTGGAACCTTACCATTCTATTTTTCGTGGCTTTGATGATTGTTTCTATGTGCCGCACAGCCGTCATACAGAGGTACGTAGGGAGGATATCTTGAAGGTACCGGAACTGACATTGCTTTCCGAGTCGAAAGATGCGGGAGTGTATATGGTAATGGCACGTGGCGGACGTGAGTTCTTTGTAACCGGACATTCGGAATATTCTCCGTTGACATTGGATACGGAATATCGTCGTGACTTGGGTAAAGGCTTGCCGATAGAAATACCTCGTAATTATTATGTAGATGATGATCCTGATAAGGGACCGTTGGTGCGTTGGCGTGCTCATGCAAACCTTTTGTTCTCCAATTGGTTAAACTACTTTGTTTATCAGGAAACACCTTATAATGTTAATGACATCAAATGA
- a CDS encoding DUF362 domain-containing protein, whose protein sequence is MAYVISDDCIACGTCIDECPVEAISEGDIYSINPDVCTDCGTCADVCPSEAIHPAE, encoded by the coding sequence ATGGCTTACGTAATTAGTGACGATTGTATTGCTTGCGGAACTTGTATTGACGAGTGTCCGGTAGAAGCTATCTCTGAAGGTGATATCTATTCTATCAACCCGGATGTATGTACTGACTGTGGAACTTGTGCAGATGTTTGCCCGTCTGAAGCTATCCACCCAGCTGAATAA
- a CDS encoding pyridoxal phosphate-dependent aminotransferase — protein MNQLSDRLNSLSPSATLAMSQKSNELKAQGVDVINLSVGEPDFNTPDHIKEAAKKAIDDNFSRYSPVPGYPALRNAIVEKLKKENGLEYTAAQISCANGAKQSVCNTILVLVNPGDEVIVPAPYWVSYPEMVKMAEGTPVIVSAGIEQDFKITPEQLEAAITPKTKALILCSPSNPTGSVYSKEELAGLAAVLAKHPQVIVIADEIYEHINYIGAHQSIAQFPEMKERTVIVNGVSKAYAMTGWRIGFIAGPEWIVKACNKLQGQYTSGPCSVSQKAAEAAYTGTQEPVKEMQKAFERRRDLIVKLAKDVPGFEVNVPQGAFYLFPKCSYFFGKSKGDRKIENSDDLAMYLLEEAHVACVGGTSFGAPECIRMSYATSDENITEAIRRIKEALAKLK, from the coding sequence ATGAATCAATTATCAGATCGTTTGAACAGCTTGTCGCCGTCGGCGACACTTGCTATGTCGCAGAAGAGCAACGAGCTCAAGGCACAAGGCGTTGATGTTATTAATTTAAGTGTAGGAGAACCGGACTTCAATACTCCCGACCACATCAAAGAAGCTGCGAAAAAAGCCATAGATGATAACTTTTCCCGTTATTCTCCGGTACCGGGTTATCCGGCTTTGCGCAATGCTATTGTTGAGAAGCTGAAAAAAGAAAATGGCCTTGAATATACAGCCGCTCAGATTTCTTGTGCAAATGGTGCGAAACAATCTGTTTGTAATACAATTCTTGTATTAGTAAATCCGGGTGATGAAGTAATTGTGCCTGCTCCTTACTGGGTGAGCTATCCGGAAATGGTGAAAATGGCGGAAGGTACTCCTGTCATCGTTTCGGCAGGTATCGAACAAGATTTCAAGATTACTCCAGAACAATTGGAAGCTGCTATCACTCCGAAAACAAAAGCATTGATTCTTTGTTCTCCGTCCAATCCGACAGGCTCTGTATATAGCAAGGAAGAATTGGCCGGTTTGGCAGCTGTATTGGCTAAACATCCGCAAGTCATTGTTATTGCTGACGAAATCTACGAACATATTAATTATATCGGTGCACATCAGAGTATTGCCCAGTTCCCGGAAATGAAGGAACGTACGGTGATTGTAAACGGTGTGTCTAAGGCATACGCTATGACCGGATGGAGAATCGGATTTATTGCCGGACCGGAATGGATTGTAAAGGCCTGCAATAAATTGCAAGGTCAGTACACTTCAGGTCCTTGCTCTGTTTCTCAAAAAGCTGCTGAGGCTGCATATACAGGAACACAAGAACCGGTGAAAGAAATGCAGAAAGCATTCGAGCGCCGCCGTGATTTGATTGTGAAGTTGGCGAAAGATGTTCCGGGATTTGAAGTGAATGTTCCGCAAGGCGCTTTCTACTTGTTCCCGAAATGTAGCTATTTCTTTGGAAAGAGCAAAGGGGACCGTAAGATTGAAAACTCGGATGATTTGGCAATGTATCTGCTTGAAGAAGCGCACGTGGCTTGTGTGGGCGGTACTTCATTCGGCGCTCCCGAATGTATCCGCATGAGTTATGCAACAAGTGATGAAAATATTACGGAGGCTATCCGCCGAATCAAGGAAGCGTTGGCTAAATTGAAATAA
- a CDS encoding bifunctional 3,4-dihydroxy-2-butanone-4-phosphate synthase/GTP cyclohydrolase II: MEEIKMDKIEDAIADFKEGKFVIVVDDEDRENEGDLIIAAEKITPEKVNFMLKHARGVLCAPITVSRCKELDLPHQVSDNTSVLGTPFTITIDKLDGCSTGVSAADRAATIQALADPSSTPATFGRPGHINPLYAQEKGVLRRAGHTEATIDMARLAGLYPAGALMEIMSEDGTMARLPELRKMADEYDLKLISIHDLIAYRLKQESIVERGVEVNMPTEHGMFRLIPFRQKSNGLEHVALFKGTWNEDEPILVRVHSSCATGDIFGSRRCDCGEQLHKAMEMIEAAGKGVVVYLNQEGRGIGLMEKMKAYKLQEDGLDTVDANVCLGHLADERDYGVGAQILRELGVHKMKLLTNNPVKRVGLEAYGLEIVENVPVETVPNPYNERYLRTKKERMGHTLHFNK; this comes from the coding sequence ATGGAAGAGATTAAAATGGATAAAATAGAGGATGCAATTGCCGATTTTAAAGAAGGCAAGTTTGTCATAGTAGTGGATGATGAAGACCGCGAAAATGAGGGAGATTTGATTATTGCTGCTGAAAAAATAACTCCTGAGAAAGTTAATTTCATGTTGAAACACGCACGTGGGGTGCTTTGTGCACCTATTACGGTGTCTCGTTGCAAGGAATTGGATTTACCGCATCAAGTAAGTGATAACACTTCTGTGTTGGGAACTCCTTTTACAATTACGATAGATAAACTGGACGGTTGTTCGACCGGAGTCTCTGCTGCCGACCGTGCTGCCACTATTCAGGCGTTGGCTGATCCGTCTTCTACACCGGCTACGTTCGGTCGTCCCGGTCATATCAACCCGTTGTACGCACAAGAAAAAGGAGTGTTGCGCCGTGCCGGACATACAGAGGCGACTATCGATATGGCACGTCTGGCCGGTCTTTATCCGGCGGGTGCTTTGATGGAAATCATGAGTGAGGATGGTACGATGGCACGCTTGCCCGAACTCCGTAAAATGGCAGATGAATATGATCTGAAACTGATTTCTATTCATGACTTGATTGCTTATCGTTTGAAACAGGAATCCATTGTAGAGCGTGGGGTGGAGGTGAATATGCCTACTGAACATGGAATGTTTCGTCTGATTCCTTTCCGTCAAAAGTCAAATGGATTGGAGCATGTCGCTTTGTTTAAAGGTACGTGGAATGAAGACGAACCTATTTTGGTACGTGTACATTCTTCTTGTGCCACCGGTGATATTTTTGGTTCCAGGCGTTGTGATTGCGGAGAACAGTTGCATAAGGCTATGGAAATGATTGAAGCGGCAGGAAAAGGTGTAGTCGTTTATCTGAATCAGGAAGGACGTGGAATCGGCTTGATGGAAAAGATGAAAGCATATAAACTTCAGGAAGACGGCTTGGATACGGTAGATGCGAATGTATGTTTGGGACATCTTGCCGACGAGCGTGATTATGGGGTAGGAGCGCAGATTCTTCGTGAGTTGGGAGTACACAAAATGAAGCTTTTGACAAATAATCCGGTGAAACGTGTTGGCTTGGAAGCATACGGCTTGGAGATTGTAGAAAATGTACCTGTTGAAACTGTTCCCAATCCATATAATGAACGATATCTAAGAACGAAAAAGGAAAGAATGGGGCATACTTTACATTTTAATAAGTAA
- a CDS encoding LptF/LptG family permease: MLRIKKLDIFIVKSFFMLFIGTFFICLFIFMMQFLWRYVDELVGKGLEMSVMAQFFFYSALTLVPVSLPLAVLLASLITFGNFGERYELLAMKAAGISLLKIMRPLVFFVCGLVGVSFYFQNVVGPIAQAKLGTLILSMKQKSPELDIPEGVFYSEIPDYNLKIAKKDRKTGMLYDVLIYNLKDGFENAHIIYADSGRLEMTADKQHLWLHLYSGDLFENLKAQSMKSQNVPYRRESFREKHTIIEFNSDFNMVDGDIMGKQSSAKDMAQLQSSIDSMKVVGDSIGRQYYREIAEGNFRASYGLTKEDTVKMEKADVYAYNVDSLYNVAPLTQKQKVISAALSRAENMASDLTFKSYTMESNDYSIRKHKTEWHKKITISLSCLLFFFIGAPLGGIIRKGGLGMPVIVSVLVFIIYYIIDNTGYKMARDGKWIVWMGMWTSSAVLAPLGIFLTYKSNKDSVVLNADAYINWFKKVAGIRSVRHIFKKEVIINDPDYERIPGDLEQLTEDCKAYIAQNQLTKAPNYFKLWMSGEKDDEVVAINDKLEALVEEMSNTKSASLIGLLNNYPMIPVSAHVRPFHIYWLNLAAGVIFPIGLFFYFRIWAFRIRLAKDMERIIKNNEQVQFIIQKINK; this comes from the coding sequence ATGCTACGCATAAAGAAATTAGATATATTCATTGTAAAGAGCTTTTTTATGCTCTTTATAGGTACATTCTTCATCTGTCTGTTCATTTTCATGATGCAGTTCTTGTGGAGATATGTAGACGAATTGGTTGGAAAGGGGTTAGAAATGAGTGTAATGGCTCAGTTCTTCTTCTATTCTGCATTAACATTAGTGCCAGTATCGTTGCCGTTGGCAGTGTTACTGGCTTCTTTGATTACTTTTGGTAATTTTGGCGAGCGTTACGAATTGCTTGCAATGAAAGCTGCCGGTATTTCTTTGCTCAAAATTATGCGTCCCCTTGTTTTCTTTGTTTGTGGACTTGTCGGCGTTTCATTCTATTTTCAAAATGTAGTAGGACCCATTGCCCAAGCTAAGTTGGGAACTCTGATTCTTTCAATGAAACAGAAATCTCCGGAATTGGATATTCCGGAAGGCGTTTTCTATTCCGAAATCCCTGATTATAATTTAAAGATAGCCAAGAAAGACCGTAAAACGGGTATGCTGTATGATGTCTTGATCTATAATTTGAAAGACGGATTTGAGAATGCCCATATTATTTATGCGGATTCCGGGCGTCTGGAGATGACAGCGGATAAGCAACATCTTTGGTTACATTTGTATAGTGGAGACTTGTTCGAGAATCTGAAAGCGCAAAGCATGAAGTCCCAGAATGTGCCTTATCGTCGTGAGTCATTCAGAGAGAAACATACGATTATTGAGTTTAACTCTGATTTCAATATGGTTGACGGCGATATTATGGGTAAGCAGTCGAGTGCTAAAGACATGGCGCAGTTGCAAAGCTCTATTGATTCGATGAAAGTAGTAGGTGACAGTATAGGAAGGCAATATTATCGGGAAATAGCTGAGGGAAATTTTCGCGCGTCTTATGGATTGACAAAAGAAGACACTGTCAAGATGGAGAAAGCGGATGTGTATGCGTATAATGTGGACAGTCTTTATAATGTTGCTCCTTTGACGCAAAAGCAGAAAGTTATTTCTGCTGCTCTTAGCCGTGCGGAAAATATGGCAAGCGACCTTACTTTCAAGAGTTATACGATGGAGAGTAATGACTATAGCATTCGGAAACATAAGACGGAATGGCATAAGAAGATTACAATTTCCCTTTCCTGCTTGTTGTTTTTCTTTATCGGTGCTCCTTTAGGAGGTATTATTCGTAAAGGTGGTTTGGGAATGCCGGTAATTGTGTCGGTACTGGTGTTTATTATCTATTATATCATTGATAACACCGGATATAAAATGGCCCGTGACGGTAAGTGGATTGTATGGATGGGTATGTGGACGAGTAGTGCTGTCCTTGCTCCGTTGGGTATCTTCCTTACTTATAAATCGAATAAAGATTCTGTGGTGCTTAATGCCGATGCGTACATTAATTGGTTTAAGAAGGTGGCCGGAATACGTAGTGTACGGCATATATTCAAGAAAGAAGTTATTATAAATGATCCTGACTATGAACGTATTCCGGGCGATTTGGAGCAGCTTACGGAGGATTGTAAAGCTTACATTGCTCAAAATCAGTTGACGAAAGCACCGAACTATTTCAAACTGTGGATGTCGGGTGAAAAGGACGATGAGGTGGTGGCTATCAATGATAAGCTGGAAGCGTTGGTGGAGGAAATGTCAAATACGAAATCAGCTTCTTTGATAGGTTTGTTAAACAATTATCCGATGATTCCCGTTTCTGCTCATGTGCGCCCGTTCCATATATATTGGCTGAATCTGGCAGCCGGAGTGATTTTCCCCATCGGGTTGTTTTTCTATTTCCGTATCTGGGCATTCCGTATTCGTCTGGCTAAGGATATGGAACGGATTATAAAGAACAACGAACAAGTTCAATTCATCATACAGAAAATTAATAAATAA